A single Paracholeplasma manati DNA region contains:
- a CDS encoding tocopherol cyclase family protein: MGLKHILNPILFQGYKKKNRYFEGWYYKMVSADETYKVAFIPGISLAGEKTHSFVQVFISQKLPNMTLKTDYFRYEKSDFQYENEPFKVTVGPQSFSSNQLSVDFKSNRLQVKGSLFIESLTPLEKGLWTPNIMGPFGYLNFMECYHGVVSMTSPLKGSLIIDGKEVSFDGGKGYIEKDWGKSFPRAYVWLQTNHFQDPDTSLMFSYADIPFLGFYFIGLICNLYYKGKEYRFATYNFSKVIKEEISPKQAFYVLKKGKYRLEIKAIQQDQIDLASPINGAMDHTIKEGLSGQVEIRLFHKNVLIYEDTGKEAGIEIMRK, from the coding sequence ATGGGACTAAAACACATCTTAAATCCAATTTTGTTTCAAGGCTATAAAAAGAAAAACCGTTATTTTGAGGGTTGGTATTATAAAATGGTTTCAGCCGATGAAACCTATAAAGTGGCTTTTATTCCAGGCATCAGTTTAGCAGGTGAAAAAACCCACAGTTTTGTTCAAGTCTTCATCTCTCAAAAGTTACCAAATATGACACTAAAAACCGACTATTTTAGATATGAGAAAAGTGACTTTCAATATGAAAACGAACCGTTTAAAGTTACTGTAGGCCCTCAATCTTTTTCAAGCAATCAATTATCTGTAGATTTCAAGAGTAATCGTCTACAAGTCAAAGGATCCCTATTCATAGAGTCCTTAACGCCGCTTGAAAAAGGGCTTTGGACGCCAAACATCATGGGTCCATTTGGCTATTTGAACTTCATGGAGTGTTATCATGGGGTGGTCTCAATGACTTCACCTTTAAAAGGATCATTGATCATCGATGGTAAGGAAGTATCTTTCGATGGTGGTAAAGGGTATATTGAAAAAGACTGGGGTAAGAGTTTCCCTAGAGCTTACGTATGGCTTCAAACCAATCACTTTCAAGACCCTGATACATCACTTATGTTTTCATACGCTGATATCCCATTCCTAGGATTTTACTTCATTGGTTTGATATGTAATTTATATTACAAGGGAAAAGAGTATCGTTTCGCAACCTACAATTTCTCAAAAGTTATCAAAGAAGAAATCTCCCCCAAACAAGCTTTTTATGTCCTCAAAAAAGGAAAATACAGACTAGAAATCAAAGCGATTCAACAAGATCAAATTGACTTAGCTTCACCGATCAATGGGGCGATGGACCATACGATTAAAGAAGGATTATCTGGTCAAGTTGAAATCAGGTTATTCCATAAGAACGTTTTAATCTATGAAGATACAGGTAAAGAAGCCGGTATTGAAATCATGCGAAAATAA
- the rpmE gene encoding 50S ribosomal protein L31: MKAKIHPKYQVAKVHCVTCGNEFEVGTTAKEIRVDTCSNCHPFYTGVETFTQAAGRVERFNKRYGVEKNAK, translated from the coding sequence ATGAAAGCAAAAATTCATCCAAAATACCAAGTGGCTAAAGTCCACTGTGTAACTTGTGGTAACGAATTTGAAGTGGGTACAACAGCGAAAGAAATTCGCGTGGATACTTGTTCAAATTGCCACCCGTTCTACACTGGCGTTGAAACATTCACACAAGCAGCAGGTCGTGTTGAAAGATTCAATAAGCGCTATGGTGTTGAAAAAAACGCTAAATAA
- a CDS encoding immunoglobulin-like domain-containing protein: MKLNRIFVVLLILFLSGCTQKTPQSIIESIEIQYSNNETKDTVISDFSLPTSIQEYTIDWTSDSIHAVIDNNSVKVSRQTNDVTVKLTATITVNGIVVGKSFSFTILKSPVDFNALFNAIELPSQIEDSITLPTTIDGHSITWKSSNEALLTNTGVVTLPDLNRIVFLTASITVDGITQNHTYTITIIAPYVFDYDAFSDYLAVPTETDVDLVLKSTYLGNPVTWQSASPLVISNTGLITRQAEDMVVELTATVTIDGVPYEITLDVKVIKAEPITPDYQSILNQISVPSQTSTNLTLPTTIEGVQIQWTSNSNAINNAGVVTRQNVDVTVVLTATIVDNNQFTKTFSVLVPKSADFPQSSQTPISEVRLKTQGTVVTIQGVVTSLMTNGNFTIQDATGAIPVYMNNNTGLVVGTEYVIEGTLSQFNGLIQLSSPKIIQTLGTHTLSDGIDLTGYSLDFDDVILYEANVITYLELEVTSIATPNNAIELYLKNSVGEQTFVRLDKRVNASPYLFDTIKVGEIVDLYNITVGQYAGKAQFLFTNRSSVVSKPKNPDIISIYGTTNINFTIGDATPNFLAGITAKNGYGDDFTSLLGVDTSLVDLDVPGDYEVTVYLNNYQDVIATYIIYVRNPIEIGVYEGYYLSLNGLTGSSFTAALRSLVVNTGSATGSTSQVQSIDRVGNSYYLIYDGMGSYGNREHVWPQSKLGSVKDDLHNLRASNSNTNSDRGNLPFVEDNRPFTGNQSYGKFGSGWYPGDEYIGDVARIVLYISIRYNLNIDVVGNLQTFLQWHELDPVNDFEKTRNDRIYGIQDNRNPFIDHPELVEIYFGQGQQPIHMSLALLNTSVYMLVDNRRYSFL; this comes from the coding sequence ATGAAGTTGAATAGGATTTTTGTCGTTTTATTGATTTTGTTTTTAAGTGGGTGTACTCAAAAAACACCACAAAGTATCATCGAAAGCATCGAAATTCAGTATTCCAATAATGAAACCAAAGACACGGTCATCAGTGACTTTAGTCTACCTACATCGATTCAGGAGTACACCATTGATTGGACGAGCGATAGCATTCACGCAGTCATCGATAACAACAGTGTAAAAGTATCTAGACAAACCAATGACGTTACTGTTAAATTAACCGCAACCATCACCGTGAATGGGATTGTTGTAGGTAAGTCGTTTAGTTTCACAATTTTGAAATCCCCTGTGGATTTTAATGCGCTATTCAATGCCATTGAACTCCCATCACAAATCGAGGATTCCATCACATTACCCACCACAATCGATGGTCACAGCATTACTTGGAAGAGTTCCAATGAAGCGCTATTAACGAATACAGGTGTGGTCACTTTACCAGATCTCAATCGAATTGTATTTTTAACAGCTTCCATTACGGTTGATGGCATCACCCAAAATCATACATATACGATCACAATCATCGCACCTTATGTATTCGATTATGACGCGTTTAGTGATTATTTAGCTGTCCCTACTGAAACGGACGTCGATTTGGTCTTAAAATCAACCTATTTAGGCAATCCAGTCACTTGGCAATCAGCATCCCCGCTAGTGATTTCAAACACAGGGTTAATAACCAGACAAGCCGAAGATATGGTTGTAGAATTGACCGCCACAGTCACGATCGATGGTGTACCGTATGAGATCACCTTGGATGTTAAAGTCATTAAGGCAGAACCCATTACTCCAGATTATCAAAGCATCTTAAATCAAATCTCAGTACCATCACAAACCAGTACTAATCTAACATTACCAACGACCATTGAAGGGGTTCAAATTCAATGGACATCCAATAGTAACGCAATCAATAATGCTGGTGTTGTCACAAGACAAAATGTGGACGTGACCGTTGTTCTAACCGCAACGATTGTTGATAATAACCAATTTACCAAGACATTTAGTGTATTGGTACCTAAATCAGCTGACTTCCCTCAGTCTTCTCAAACACCGATTTCTGAAGTGAGATTGAAAACTCAAGGCACTGTGGTGACCATTCAAGGTGTCGTCACCAGTTTGATGACCAATGGCAATTTCACCATTCAGGACGCAACAGGTGCAATCCCTGTTTACATGAATAACAACACCGGCTTAGTTGTCGGAACTGAATACGTGATTGAAGGTACTTTAAGTCAATTCAATGGCCTAATACAACTCAGTTCACCAAAAATCATACAAACTTTGGGCACACATACCCTGAGTGATGGCATTGATTTAACGGGTTATTCATTGGACTTTGACGATGTTATTTTGTATGAAGCCAACGTCATCACCTATTTAGAGTTAGAAGTCACTTCAATCGCGACACCAAACAACGCCATTGAGCTGTATTTAAAGAATAGTGTTGGTGAACAAACCTTTGTCAGACTAGACAAACGTGTCAATGCATCACCTTACCTATTTGATACCATTAAAGTCGGTGAAATCGTCGATTTATACAACATCACCGTCGGTCAATACGCTGGTAAAGCACAGTTCTTATTCACCAACCGTAGTTCTGTTGTTTCAAAACCTAAGAATCCAGATATCATCAGTATTTATGGCACAACCAATATTAACTTCACCATTGGTGATGCTACCCCTAATTTCCTTGCAGGTATTACAGCTAAAAATGGTTATGGCGATGATTTTACATCCTTGTTAGGTGTCGATACATCCTTGGTGGATTTGGACGTACCTGGTGATTACGAAGTCACAGTCTATTTAAATAATTATCAAGATGTGATTGCTACCTACATCATTTATGTTAGAAATCCGATTGAAATCGGTGTATATGAAGGCTATTACTTAAGTCTAAATGGCTTAACAGGCAGCAGTTTCACTGCAGCATTACGCTCGCTTGTAGTCAATACTGGTTCAGCAACGGGGTCAACGTCACAAGTACAATCGATTGACCGTGTTGGCAACAGTTACTACCTCATCTATGATGGCATGGGCTCTTATGGCAACCGTGAACACGTTTGGCCACAATCCAAATTAGGTTCAGTCAAAGATGACCTACATAATCTGAGAGCGTCTAACTCAAACACTAACTCCGACCGTGGTAATTTACCATTTGTTGAAGATAATCGTCCGTTCACTGGCAATCAATCCTATGGGAAATTCGGTAGTGGTTGGTACCCTGGTGATGAATATATCGGAGATGTTGCGAGAATTGTCCTATACATTTCAATTCGCTATAACTTAAATATTGACGTCGTAGGTAACCTCCAAACATTCCTTCAATGGCATGAATTGGATCCGGTCAATGACTTTGAAAAAACCCGCAATGATCGTATTTATGGCATTCAAGATAATCGAAACCCATTCATTGATCACCCTGAATTGGTAGAGATATACTTTGGTCAAGGCCAACAACCCATCCACATGTCATTGGCACTCTTAAACACATCTGTGTATATGCTTGTGGATAACAGAAGATATTCGTTTTTATAA